One region of Zingiber officinale cultivar Zhangliang chromosome 7B, Zo_v1.1, whole genome shotgun sequence genomic DNA includes:
- the LOC122003967 gene encoding transcription factor MYB34-like, whose amino-acid sequence MGRAPCCDKASVKKGHWSREEDKQLREYIERHGTGGNWITLPNKAGLNRCGKSCRLRWLNYLKPNIKHGCFSDEEDRIITTLYASIGSRWSVIASHLPGRTDNDIKNYWNTKLKKKFSGILIRPQPKRIKRVSHRRQQQEYSYGGFPSSSDSSDPLLLSSPIAAYLLSSLNSGNAAGTGDPAQHLPAAPVQYGSFNPMESWGGEQDASSSVGLETYFYGGGGGGDGDVALVEVNLEEEYADQLIPGADAWHGSSAGWSSEDGDAALREAASRAILLDPEEQRAPNMSSGIRSWRDCSYDSIAHVICPTAMWYW is encoded by the exons ATGGGGAGGGCACCTTGCTGTGACAAGGCTAGCGTGAAGAAAGGGCATTGGTCTCGTGAGGAAGACAAGCAGCTCAGGGAGTACATAGAGAGGCATGGAACCGGTGGAAACTGGATCACTCTCCCTAACAAAGCTG GGCTCAACAGGTGCGGGAAAAGTTGCAGACTGAGATGGCTCAACTACCTGAAGCCCAACATCAAGCACGGGTGCTTCTCCGACGAGGAGGACAGGATCATCACCACCCTCTACGCCAGCATAGGGAGCAGGTGGTCAGTGATAGCCAGCCACCTCCCCGGGAGGACGGACAACGACATCAAGAACTACTGGAACACGAAGCTGAAGAAGAAGTTCTCAGGGATATTGATCCGCCCACAACCAAAGAGAATAAAGAGAGTTAGCCACCGCCGCCAGCAGCAGGAGTATAGCTACGGCGGCTTTCCCTCGTCGTCGGATTCTTCCGACCCCTTACTTTTGTCCTCGCCGATCGCTGCGTACCTGCTAAGCTCGCTAAATAGTGGGAACGCGGCCGGCACGGGGGACCCGGCGCAGCATCTCCCGGCGGCCCCGGTGCAGTACGGTTCCTTTAACCCCATGGAGAGCTGGGGTGGTGAGCAGGACGCCAGCAGCAGCGTGGGTTTGGAGACCTATTTCtacggcggcggtggcggcggcgACGGCGACGTGGCGTTGGTGGAGGTCAACCTGGAGGAGGAGTACGCTGACCAGCTGATCCCCGGCGCGGATGCGTGGCACGGCAGCAGCGCGGGGTGGAGCTCGGAGGACGGCGACGCAGCACTGAGAGAGGCAGCGTCGCGGGCCATATTGCTCGATCCGGAGGAACAGAGAGCACCGAATATGAGCTCCGGCATACGGAGCTGGAGAGATTGTAGCTACGATTCGATAGCGCATGTGATCTGTCCGACAGCGATGTGGTACTGGTAG